The Nostoc sp. NIES-3756 DNA window GTCCGGCAGAAATATTATTACCACCTTCGCTAATGACTGTGAACATTTGCATAGGCATAGCAGCAATATCATCAGCCAGTCCAGCTTGGCGTGCTGCGTCCCAAGCCTCATCTAAGGTGATTTGTGTACCGCAGGCAATATTCTCAAAAATTGATGTAGAAATTAATTGCCCATTTTGTAAGACTACACCCAACTGGCGGCGGACTGCATCCACATCTAATCCCGCTAAGTCTTGATTATCGTAGTAGATTTTCCCAGCGCTGGGTGTTTCAAATCCTAGTAACAAGCGCAACAAAGTCGATTTACCACTTCCAGAAGGGCCGACAATAGCAATAAATTCTCCAGGCTGGGCAGATATATTCACATCATCCAACGTTAACTGCCCATCTTGACGATAACTAAAATTGACATGGGCGATCGCAATCTTACCCTTAATCTGTCCTGGATCGCTTTTAGCTGCATCAACTTCGGGAATTGTGGCGAGGATTGGTTGGGTGCGTTTCCATTGGGGGATAATTGGCAATACTTCGGTGACTGTGTTACTCAAGTCTGTTGTACCTTTGAGGAAGTTACTTAAAGCTGCGTTAAAGGCTAAGTATGTTCCTAAAGATAGGGCAATTTCTCCAGAACCCTGTGCTGGTTGCATCAGTCCGGCGGTGAACCAGAAAATTAAGCCAGAAGTGATGTTGGGCATGACTGTATTAAAAATAGCTACAGTGTCCTCAATTTGTTGAGTGCTGAGTTCCAGCTTAATTTGCCGGTTGTAGTTTTGAATCCAAGAGGCAAAAGCTCGTTCTTGCGCGCCTGCAATATGCAGTTTAGAAATGCCGTTAATTATTTGTACTGTTTGTCCTAAGATATTGCCCTGTAATTCCAGCAGTCGGGGAACTTTACGTAGTAAAATTAAACTAGAGACAGTAGTGACACAAAGTATAACTACAGTAACAGCAACGGCGACCAAGGCTAATTTTGAGTTGTAGTAAAACAACTGTCCTAAATAAAATAGAGCAAATAAACTACTAATTAAATTAATTAGAGTTCTGCCACCCAGTTGACGGCGGATATTACTAATTGAGGAAACGCGGGACTGAAGATCCCCAATTGTGTACTCACGGAAAAAGGACAAGGGTAAATTTAACAACCTATCCCACACGGCTGCTTGAGTGGCATCGTCTCCAGCAGTCTCAATCCGCAGCGTTGCAAAACCTTGGGCGAGGAGAAATAAACCTGTACCAATGCTGGCAATGAGTAAGCCAAAACCGATTTGTAGTAATAATATTTTGTTGCTATCAGGGATGGCATTATCAACAATCATACCTGTGCAGTAGGCTGTGAGCATTCCCAGAAATGTCACGCCGATGCCAGTACCAATAATTACGCCTAAATCCCTAGCACGACCTTTCAGGGCAAATAGAAATAAGTCCCAAGCTTTGAGGGCATGATTGGGCAAAGAGCGATAAAGTGTATAAGCAATTGGAGTGATTGTGGCCGCAATGCGCCGCGTTACTGGTACACGAGT harbors:
- a CDS encoding NHLP bacteriocin export ABC transporter permease/ATPase subunit, with protein sequence MAIYGQIYLVNGNEPMLLNEPKKLWVVQSGAIALFAVTVKNGIIEGTRRYLGSVQPEGAFFGTLPLSGQHRQILAVPIGETKLLQVDWECFTQLIANADIRAITWMENWVMQLGTILAQVPTPKIDRVLAGKDKISLNAGENCQPQTGVCWVELQTATTHFLGMPELPVTGIFPLSESIWLESTADVELTVYQTQDLSNVDTLLAGLSQLHTQLLRCIDILDQQAAQAEVVRLRDRQRHNYQATDKALRELASTLNPQVQDFGVEDTPLLTAAGAVGRVLGINIRPPVNPQAYQRFVEPLEAIARASRIRIRRVRLTDKWWHKDGGPLVAYTEQDTPVALLPLSPDSYQLLDPVEQTRVPVTRRIAATITPIAYTLYRSLPNHALKAWDLFLFALKGRARDLGVIIGTGIGVTFLGMLTAYCTGMIVDNAIPDSNKILLLQIGFGLLIASIGTGLFLLAQGFATLRIETAGDDATQAAVWDRLLNLPLSFFREYTIGDLQSRVSSISNIRRQLGGRTLINLISSLFALFYLGQLFYYNSKLALVAVAVTVVILCVTTVSSLILLRKVPRLLELQGNILGQTVQIINGISKLHIAGAQERAFASWIQNYNRQIKLELSTQQIEDTVAIFNTVMPNITSGLIFWFTAGLMQPAQGSGEIALSLGTYLAFNAALSNFLKGTTDLSNTVTEVLPIIPQWKRTQPILATIPEVDAAKSDPGQIKGKIAIAHVNFSYRQDGQLTLDDVNISAQPGEFIAIVGPSGSGKSTLLRLLLGFETPSAGKIYYDNQDLAGLDVDAVRRQLGVVLQNGQLISTSIFENIACGTQITLDEAWDAARQAGLADDIAAMPMQMFTVISEGGNNISAGQRQRLLIARALALKPKILLFDEATSALDNKTQAIVSQNLEKLQVTRIAIAHRLSTIRNAHRIYVLQSGRIVQQGSFDELVAVEGLFTQLMARQMA